From Paracoccus suum, the proteins below share one genomic window:
- the epmA gene encoding EF-P lysine aminoacylase EpmA, with the protein MTQDHWWRPDRHADRRPALMARGRIQAAIRAWLDAEDFVEVDPAALAVSPGNEAHLHAFATDALSDDGTPRTMYLHTSPEFAMKKLLAGGETRIAAFAHVWRNRERGVLHAPEFTMLEWYRVGADYTALMDDCAALLRMAAMAAGSDVLRYRDAVCDPFVPPQRLSVAEAFAEHAGIDLLASCGAGGTTDRDALAAEMRAAGLRYAEDDTWSDMVSRVLVERVEPRLGHGRATILDRYPAAEAALARPAADDPRVAERFELYACGVELANGFGELTDPAEQRRRFEAEMAEKQRVYGHRYPLDEDFLAALALMPPASGIALGFDRLVMLATAAPSIDAVMWTPVARA; encoded by the coding sequence ATGACGCAGGATCACTGGTGGCGGCCCGACCGCCATGCCGACCGTCGACCGGCGCTGATGGCACGTGGCCGCATCCAGGCCGCGATCCGCGCTTGGCTGGACGCCGAGGATTTTGTCGAGGTTGACCCGGCCGCGCTCGCCGTCAGTCCGGGCAACGAGGCGCATCTGCACGCCTTCGCGACCGACGCGCTGTCGGACGACGGAACCCCGCGGACGATGTATCTGCACACCTCGCCCGAATTCGCGATGAAAAAGCTGCTCGCGGGGGGTGAGACGCGGATCGCGGCCTTTGCCCATGTCTGGCGCAACCGCGAACGGGGCGTCCTGCACGCGCCCGAGTTCACGATGCTGGAATGGTATCGCGTCGGGGCGGACTACACCGCGCTGATGGACGACTGCGCGGCGCTGCTGCGGATGGCCGCGATGGCGGCGGGCAGCGATGTGCTGCGCTACCGCGATGCGGTCTGCGACCCCTTTGTGCCGCCGCAGCGGCTCTCGGTGGCCGAGGCCTTTGCTGAACACGCCGGCATCGACCTGCTGGCCAGTTGCGGTGCCGGCGGAACCACCGACCGCGACGCCCTCGCGGCCGAGATGCGCGCGGCAGGCCTGCGCTATGCCGAGGATGACACCTGGTCCGACATGGTCAGCCGTGTCCTGGTCGAGCGGGTCGAGCCGCGTCTGGGCCACGGCCGGGCAACGATCCTCGACCGCTATCCGGCGGCCGAGGCTGCCCTCGCACGCCCCGCCGCCGATGATCCACGCGTCGCTGAGCGGTTCGAGCTTTATGCCTGCGGGGTCGAGCTGGCGAACGGGTTTGGCGAGTTGACCGACCCCGCCGAACAGCGCCGCCGGTTCGAGGCCGAGATGGCCGAAAAGCAACGCGTCTACGGCCACCGCTACCCGCTGGACGAGGATTTTTTGGCTGCCCTCGCGCTGATGCCGCCGGCTTCGGGGATTGCCCTGGGGTTCGACCGGCTGGTGATGCTCGCCACCGCAGCGCCGAGCATCGATGCCGTCATGTGGACGCCGGTCGCCCGGGCGTAG
- a CDS encoding GntR family transcriptional regulator, translating to MKDAYSLILSAIEAADYPPGSRLVESELAERFGVSRTPVREALQRLETQAMVTRDGRSLIVASLDHDQLAELYTVRAELEALAARLAARHATPEEVRVLAQMVAADRGIIQDPQALARSNRRFHHHIHLASHNRYLVKQLEIVHKSMALMARTTFAAEGRAPRALDEHQAVVDAIAGGDGEGAALALRQHISQAYETRLRQDADLPANLGMGPNPSSGPEPRQ from the coding sequence ATGAAAGACGCTTATTCCCTGATCCTGTCTGCCATCGAGGCGGCCGACTACCCGCCGGGCTCGCGCCTGGTCGAGAGCGAACTGGCCGAGCGGTTCGGCGTCTCGCGCACCCCTGTGCGCGAGGCCCTGCAGCGGCTGGAGACGCAGGCCATGGTCACGCGCGATGGACGGTCCCTGATCGTCGCCTCGCTCGATCACGACCAACTGGCAGAGCTCTATACCGTGCGGGCCGAACTGGAGGCGCTGGCAGCCCGGCTGGCCGCACGCCACGCCACCCCGGAGGAGGTGCGCGTGCTGGCGCAGATGGTCGCGGCCGACCGCGGCATCATCCAGGATCCGCAGGCGCTGGCCCGCAGCAACCGGCGATTTCATCACCACATCCATCTTGCAAGTCACAACAGATATCTTGTGAAACAGCTTGAAATCGTTCACAAATCTATGGCTCTGATGGCGCGCACGACCTTTGCCGCCGAGGGCCGCGCGCCGCGTGCACTGGACGAACATCAGGCGGTGGTGGACGCCATTGCCGGTGGCGACGGCGAGGGCGCGGCACTGGCGCTGCGTCAGCATATCTCGCAAGCCTACGAGACGCGCCTTCGCCAGGACGCCGACCTGCCGGCAAACCTGGGCATGGGTCCAAATCCATCGTCCGGACCCGAGCCGCGGCAATGA
- a CDS encoding UbiH/UbiF family hydroxylase — translation MDDQADLHTDILIAGGGPAGLIAALAFGADGHRVLCLDPAPPVTAEGADGADLRSTAFLTPSLAVLRRSGLWERLAPHATPLQRMRIVDAGGAAPAPRLTCDFDAADISAEPFGWNVNNWLIRREAMAAIEAMPNVSFRAGLAATGLQLRGDRARVALSDGSHVSAQLAIAADGRNSTLRQAAGIGVRTRRYGQKALAFAVTHEQPHENVSTEVHRAGGPFTLVPLPDRDGKPSSAVVWMERGPEALRLAALPPDAFAAATNERSAGVLGQLQVVTRVTVWPIISQIADRFTATRLALIAEAAHVVPPIGAQGLNLSLADLGELLDLSRDAPGSAESLATYDRRRRAEGQLRLSGIDLLNRVSMADAQPLRDLRAAGLGLLHGVPAVRRLAMRAGLGLR, via the coding sequence ATGGATGACCAGGCAGATCTTCATACCGATATTCTCATCGCCGGGGGCGGTCCCGCCGGGCTGATCGCGGCGCTTGCCTTCGGCGCCGATGGTCACCGCGTGCTGTGCCTTGACCCTGCCCCGCCGGTCACGGCAGAGGGCGCCGACGGGGCCGACCTGCGCTCGACGGCTTTCCTGACGCCGTCGCTTGCGGTGCTGCGGCGCTCCGGCCTTTGGGAGAGGCTCGCGCCCCACGCGACGCCGTTGCAGAGGATGCGCATCGTCGATGCCGGGGGCGCCGCCCCTGCCCCGCGGCTGACCTGCGATTTCGACGCGGCCGACATCTCTGCCGAACCCTTCGGCTGGAACGTCAACAACTGGCTGATCCGTCGCGAGGCTATGGCGGCGATTGAGGCGATGCCGAACGTCAGCTTTCGCGCCGGCCTCGCCGCCACCGGTCTGCAACTGCGCGGCGACCGGGCGCGGGTCGCGCTCTCGGACGGCAGCCATGTCAGCGCGCAGCTGGCAATCGCCGCCGATGGGCGCAATTCGACCTTGCGCCAAGCCGCCGGGATCGGCGTGCGCACCCGGCGCTATGGTCAGAAAGCGCTCGCCTTTGCTGTCACGCATGAGCAGCCGCACGAGAACGTCTCGACCGAGGTCCACCGCGCGGGTGGCCCCTTCACGCTCGTGCCGCTGCCCGACCGCGACGGCAAGCCGTCCTCGGCAGTCGTATGGATGGAGCGCGGGCCCGAGGCGCTGCGTCTTGCCGCGCTGCCGCCCGACGCCTTTGCCGCTGCGACGAACGAGCGCTCGGCCGGGGTGTTGGGGCAGTTGCAGGTCGTGACCCGCGTGACGGTCTGGCCCATCATCTCGCAGATCGCCGACCGCTTTACCGCGACGCGCCTCGCCCTGATCGCCGAGGCCGCGCATGTGGTCCCGCCCATCGGCGCGCAGGGGCTTAACCTCAGCCTCGCGGACCTGGGCGAGTTGCTTGATCTGTCGCGCGACGCGCCGGGCAGCGCCGAAAGCCTTGCCACCTATGACCGCCGTCGCCGGGCCGAGGGGCAGTTGCGCTTGAGCGGAATCGATCTGCTGAACCGGGTCAGCATGGCGGATGCCCAGCCGCTGCGCGATCTGCGCGCGGCCGGGCTTGGCCTGCTGCACGGCGTGCCTGCGGTGCGCCGTCTGGCAATGCGCGCCGGCCTCGGCCTGCGCTGA
- a CDS encoding pyrimidine 5'-nucleotidase produces MDFAHVTTWVFDLDNTLYDPEAQLFAQIEQRMSAYVTRELGVAAPEAARLRDHWWRAHGTTLKGLMDNHGIDPLPYLAEVHDIDFSVLTPDPDLSAAIAALPGRKIVHTNADADYAVKVLRHRGIDAFDAVYGIAETGFHPKPDARAFAAVIAIDGFDPARAAFFEDDPRNLLEPHALGMQTVLVGAGRHGPDLLADDHDHGVHVGHRTRDLIGFLRALVPAQPGVAD; encoded by the coding sequence ATGGATTTCGCGCATGTCACCACCTGGGTCTTTGACCTCGACAACACCCTCTATGACCCCGAGGCGCAGCTGTTCGCGCAGATCGAGCAGCGCATGTCGGCCTATGTCACGCGCGAGCTTGGCGTGGCCGCGCCCGAGGCTGCGCGCCTGCGCGATCACTGGTGGCGCGCGCATGGCACCACGCTGAAGGGGCTGATGGACAACCACGGCATCGATCCGCTGCCTTACCTGGCCGAGGTCCATGACATCGACTTTTCCGTCTTGACCCCCGACCCGGACCTGTCGGCGGCCATCGCCGCGCTGCCGGGGCGCAAGATTGTGCACACCAATGCGGACGCGGATTATGCCGTTAAGGTCCTGCGCCATCGGGGAATCGACGCCTTTGACGCGGTTTATGGCATTGCCGAGACCGGGTTTCATCCCAAGCCAGATGCGCGCGCCTTCGCCGCGGTGATCGCGATCGACGGGTTCGATCCCGCGCGCGCGGCTTTTTTCGAGGATGATCCGCGTAACCTTCTCGAGCCCCACGCGCTGGGCATGCAGACGGTACTGGTCGGAGCGGGGCGGCATGGCCCGGACCTGCTGGCCGATGACCACGATCATGGCGTGCATGTCGGCCACCGGACCCGCGATCTGATCGGCTTTCTGCGCGCGCTTGTCCCGGCGCAACCCGGCGTGGCAGACTGA
- a CDS encoding isocitrate lyase/PEP mutase family protein, with the protein MTQTTRRTDPADRLGQMIAKPRGVLMPGAANALAARLIEDLGYEAIYVTGAGVTNTWFGLPDLGFMGLTDMAAHVTAIRAAVDLPLIVDADTGFGNAVNTWHTVRTLEAAGANAIQLEDQVSPKRCGHFTGKAVVPTSEMVAKIHAACDGRRDPRTLIMARTDARAVEGMAAALDRASAYREAGADILFIEAPESVDELRAIGRHADAPQLVNLVVGGRTPLLPQAELAEMGFAFVLYANIALQAALQGMTQALTALKEGRDVGEASGLVAPFKVRQDVVRKPMTDAMDTKYAGG; encoded by the coding sequence ATGACCCAGACCACCCGCCGCACCGATCCCGCGGATCGCCTCGGCCAGATGATCGCCAAGCCGCGCGGCGTGCTGATGCCGGGCGCCGCCAACGCCCTCGCCGCCCGCCTGATCGAGGATCTGGGCTACGAGGCGATCTATGTCACTGGCGCAGGGGTCACCAATACCTGGTTCGGGCTGCCGGACCTCGGCTTCATGGGGCTGACCGACATGGCCGCCCATGTGACCGCCATCCGCGCGGCGGTGGACCTGCCGCTGATCGTCGATGCCGATACCGGTTTTGGCAATGCGGTGAACACCTGGCACACGGTCCGCACGCTCGAGGCCGCCGGCGCCAACGCGATCCAGTTGGAGGATCAGGTCAGCCCCAAGCGCTGCGGGCATTTCACCGGCAAGGCTGTGGTCCCGACCTCGGAAATGGTGGCCAAGATCCACGCCGCCTGCGACGGCCGGCGCGACCCGCGCACGCTGATCATGGCCCGCACCGACGCGCGCGCTGTCGAGGGCATGGCCGCGGCGCTCGACCGGGCATCCGCCTATCGCGAGGCGGGTGCGGACATCCTCTTCATCGAGGCTCCCGAAAGCGTGGACGAACTGCGCGCCATCGGCCGCCACGCGGACGCGCCGCAGCTGGTGAACCTGGTGGTCGGCGGCCGCACCCCGCTGCTGCCGCAGGCGGAACTGGCCGAGATGGGCTTTGCCTTCGTCCTCTACGCCAATATCGCGCTGCAGGCGGCACTGCAGGGCATGACGCAGGCGCTGACCGCGCTGAAGGAAGGCCGCGACGTGGGCGAGGCCAGCGGATTGGTTGCGCCCTTCAAGGTCCGCCAGGACGTGGTACGCAAGCCGATGACCGACGCCATGGATACGAAATACGCCGGCGGCTGA
- a CDS encoding DNA-3-methyladenine glycosylase family protein, whose translation MSLRLIETEEDLAEGAAHLAAVCPVWARVLPELGPLPLRRRADGFAALVNAIVAQQISTASAAATSGRIVAAGLMDEAAVRAADDAQLLACGLSRPKLRYIRALAEAQMDWAGLRDLPDEEVTVRLTALPGIGRWTADIYLAFALGRADAFAPGDLALQESARLMYDLPARPGPAAIEAMAEAWRPWRSVAARGLWHYYLGAKGREGVRA comes from the coding sequence ATGAGCCTGCGCCTGATCGAGACCGAGGAGGACCTGGCCGAGGGCGCCGCCCACCTGGCTGCGGTTTGCCCGGTCTGGGCGCGGGTGCTGCCCGAGCTTGGACCTCTGCCCTTGCGCCGACGAGCTGACGGCTTTGCCGCCTTGGTCAATGCAATTGTCGCCCAGCAGATCTCGACCGCGTCAGCGGCCGCGACCTCGGGACGGATCGTGGCGGCCGGGCTGATGGACGAGGCAGCGGTTCGCGCGGCCGATGATGCGCAGCTGCTGGCCTGCGGCCTCTCGCGGCCCAAGCTGCGCTACATCCGCGCCCTGGCCGAGGCGCAGATGGACTGGGCTGGACTGCGCGATCTTCCCGATGAAGAGGTGACCGTCCGGCTGACCGCGCTGCCGGGGATCGGACGCTGGACGGCCGACATCTACCTGGCCTTTGCGCTGGGCCGGGCCGATGCTTTTGCGCCCGGCGATTTGGCACTGCAGGAATCAGCGCGGCTGATGTATGACCTGCCCGCCCGGCCCGGCCCGGCGGCGATCGAGGCAATGGCCGAGGCGTGGCGGCCCTGGCGCTCGGTTGCGGCGCGGGGGTTGTGGCACTACTACCTCGGCGCCAAGGGTCGCGAGGGGGTGCGGGCATGA
- a CDS encoding alpha/beta hydrolase, with protein sequence MTRDLQSGRRGPQDATSAVVFLHGYGADGADLLGLAEPLGPMLPGTAFYAPDAPEACRNNPFGRQWFPIPWMDGSTEADARASLNASAADVNAFLDTVLAAEGLTPDRLAVVGFSQGTMMALHVVPRRAQPVAGIVGFSGRLLAPELLAGEVRSRPPILLLHGDQDPVVPFADMAAAETGLRDAGFNVGAHVMRGTGHGISPDGLGAALAFLKAVMG encoded by the coding sequence ATGACACGGGATCTGCAATCGGGCCGGCGCGGCCCGCAGGATGCAACCTCGGCAGTGGTTTTCCTGCACGGTTATGGCGCTGATGGCGCCGACCTGCTGGGGCTTGCCGAGCCTCTGGGGCCGATGCTGCCGGGTACTGCATTCTACGCGCCCGACGCGCCCGAGGCCTGCCGCAACAATCCCTTTGGCCGGCAGTGGTTTCCCATTCCGTGGATGGACGGCTCGACCGAGGCAGATGCGCGCGCCAGCCTGAACGCCTCGGCCGCTGACGTGAACGCCTTTCTGGACACTGTGCTTGCTGCCGAGGGGCTGACCCCGGACCGGCTGGCGGTTGTCGGTTTTTCGCAAGGCACGATGATGGCGCTGCATGTCGTGCCGCGCCGCGCGCAGCCAGTGGCCGGGATCGTCGGTTTCAGCGGCCGGTTGCTCGCGCCGGAACTGCTGGCGGGCGAAGTGCGCTCGCGCCCGCCGATCCTGCTGCTGCATGGCGACCAGGACCCGGTGGTGCCTTTCGCGGATATGGCCGCGGCCGAGACCGGGCTGCGCGACGCGGGGTTCAACGTGGGCGCGCATGTCATGCGCGGCACCGGCCATGGGATCTCGCCCGATGGCCTTGGCGCCGCGCTGGCATTCCTCAAGGCGGTGATGGGCTAG